Within the Eucalyptus grandis isolate ANBG69807.140 chromosome 1, ASM1654582v1, whole genome shotgun sequence genome, the region GAGCCTgagaccaaggaccggaccgacccaatgggttcggtccggttccagggtcaattcgtgaccaatcgataatttttttcgtcttactttttatactccctaaaaaagaaaacttacaaattcaaattacatattcatCGACAATGcagcattgtgcaactaaactataaatactaatacatatttagcaaatttaagatgacataataataaaaatttcgtacCTGCTAATCGCTCATTGAGATAtgagacaagatggaaagttcttataatcatctatctttaatattcataacaccatatgcaaaagcgttttcctgcatttgatcatgtagagtccactcaaccaaaaaatgagcttcacaccacttgactaacaaatcaccgtagcaactgcagtactactctactcttcaaaaacttataccatttgacacaaattgaaaagcaaagtgcaactaaaattcattaataaaatacaattaaaccataaaaagttcaaaatacttaatataaaccatgaatatataacttcacattttattaatttacttgaacttctaaacacctaaaaacaaaacaaacgacacataattaatactcaacaaaagttttaaattgaaattactattagtgctattgatagaacatttcgatataacataatataacagacattttatttaggtttggaATAATATACATGGTGGGTTAAGGGTTGGACCGACCAAAAACTCTTAGGACTGaagaccaacccgcacagtatTGATCCTAGaattttaggaccaaggacTGACCCAGTCCTCTTGTGgaccggaccaggaccggcagggttgagccggtccagggtcgaccctagaccgttGCTCACCCCTAGAGCTTATGGGCTATTGTGAGTCAGAAATTTTTTAAGATGTagattatataataatttataatagtttatttttttatgatttagaaTAGATTATTATTCTTACAATAAATTAATTCATGTGATTACTTTTCATTTGAAAGCGACTCGAAAGGGTTAAGGGTGCGCAACCGCCATTTCCAGATGTAGCTTCCTCACTTAACTTCTTCACCACCTAGACAATGAAACACGACTCCCTATCTCCCTCGCATGCTCGTCTCACGGACAACCACAACACACGCCtccacgttctctctctctctctctctccccgtctTCAGACCACGTTGGTGACTCCTTCGATCGATTGATCCGCCGGTGACATGAACAGCACCTCCGATTACCTGGCCCCCGGGGAGAACACGGGAGGGTTCGCGTACAGCATCGGGATCTCCCTCGGCATCCTCGCCctcatcgtcttcttcaccCTCGCGTCCTACCTCTGCACCCGCGTCCGCGACCCGCCAACCCATCGCCACTCCCTCGCCGAGGCCGAGGACGGCAGCTACTCGATCGGGATTACGCTCGGCCTCGACGAGGCCACGCTGGGGAGCTTCCCAAAGCTCCTTTACTCTCAGGCGAAGGCCgctcgcggcggcggcggcggcttggCCGCGAACTCCAGCTGCTGCTCGATCTGCTTGTCGGAGTACAAGGAGACCGACGTGCTGAGGCTGCTGCCGGATTGTGGGCATTACTTCCATTCGAAGTGCGTCGATCCGTGGTTGAGAGTCAACCCGTCGTGTCCGAACTGCAGGACCTCGCCGCTCCCGTCTCCAGTCGGGACGCCTCTCGCTGAGGTCGCCCCATTGGCGGCGCTGCAGCGGTGATGCAAAGTGGAATTGCTGCGGAGCTTGTAGAATAAAACAAAAGCCCCCCGTAAGTACAGCAGTTAAGTGAAAGTACACGTCGGACAACAGTGCCAGGTCATCCATGGACGAATGTTTGCAGTGGGCAAGATCAATGCATCTCCACAATATTAACTTTGCATATAGGTTTTTGCAGTAAATAAATTCTCTCCAATTTTACCCTCCATGTACATTTACGGATTTGAAATGAACGTGTACGGTGatgttttagtttttgttgCCCTTGATCATGGATTTGTGTGTTTTTGGACTTCCGAATCACATATATAGACGACCTTTTACGGTTAAAAAGCCTTCCTTGCGCTCGCTAGATTCGATCTGGTAAGAGTCCAATGCGCCGTATGTTTCATCACGATTGCTATACGGCGAGGGCGTCCTGCACGCCTTTCACAGAGTGCGCGAGATTGGAGAGTCTGTCTATAACATGAGGCATCTAATAAGAGGCAAACGACAAGAATTCCGGCCAGTTCATTGACATTAAAGGCGGCTAGTGGAAGAGAAGTAGGAGGAAAACAGTACATGTCTGCAAAACAAGAGGCTGCAGAAGAGAACCCagttttggaaaaagaaacgcTCGTCCCCGAGACTAATGGGCAAGCTTGAAAAGTGCAACCAATCTGAGATATCGACCTCTCGGATGCTTCCAACAACTTGAGAAGATAATGATGAAGTGGTAGgtcaaatgaaataaaaaaagagcagATGGCTACTGCCGttttgagaaagagagagacatgACTGTTCCAGTTAAAGACTCGGAATCTTCCCTGCAACGACGCTAGATCGTGGCTTGCTCAGGGGTTTTTATCATATTAATATCAGCAAACCCAATCTCTCTGTGTATCTTTTGGTTGACGACAGACTCCACGGCAAGCAGTGGATACGACGATGCTGACATTAGCCGTGCAATGCTTCTGGTCAAAGTCAGACGGGCGCTCGTGCCGAAATGAACTGGGAAAGTGAGGAACGAGGAAAGAAAAGTTTTGGCATTACTTGAGGCGATCTATAGAGAAAGAAGCAGGGTTATCTATATCTAGACGAAGCTTATCTGAACCGGGGAGTTGCGTAAGGGACTATTATTAGGTTCTGATCACGATTAAACTACGTGGTGTAGGCACTCTCGCTGGGTTTTGTTTATTGTCGGAAGTTCTTGAAGTTGAAAACCCTCGATGGAATCGTCCCTACATAGGATTCGACCGTTCGCTACGGTTCCTAGTTGCAACCCAAGCGTGTTGTATAGGAACTATACAAATCGGCTTTCTCCGCCTCTCTATGTTATTGGTCCGGCGGGCGGTCGAGAATGCGTGGCTTgactttgatatcatgttagTATTGAACACGACCCGAAATTACGAATTTGGTACAGAGAGGTCGGCATGTGTGTACAACGATGATCAGTGACTTGTGCCGAATGGTGTTGATTCATCACCTTTACCACACAAAAAAGTGGATCACTAGAGAAGTGACGTGGTATTAAAGGACGACATATTATATTGGGAAACGATGAGGATATTAATGGATCTcacaattcaatattaaaataagggtgtgtttatttcatggaatacattttcattttcgggaaaaacattttcttcattttccggTGTTTGGTTCACTAAGGAAAATGAgtaaatggaaaatgttttcctaacaaaacttaaattctagaaaattatttcctctttgaaaggactggaaaacgttttctgaATCTACCAAAATCTAGATTTGATGCTTGGTTTACAAATAATTAttcttataaatatatatttttatatttttataattcttttaaaaatattttttaaaaaatcgaatttttaactttttaatataaattttttttaatcattattttttctcttttctcttttcttttttcttcttcttggcccAGCCGCCGGCCATGACGACGGCCGCGACCAGCcacggcgagatcgagctcgtcGATGTCGGGTGAGGCTCGATCTCGtcgatccggtgaggccgaggccCCACCCGATgctttggcgagctcgagcctcccCAGTcgttggcgaggccgagcctcaccggatctggtgaggcttgagGTCGTCGACATCAAGTGAGACTCGATCTCGCCAgcatcgggcgaggctcgatcttgccgatctggcgaggccgaggccttGCCCGACGCcaatgagctcgagcctcgccaatcgttggcgaggccgagcctcgagctcgccgacgtcgGGCAAGGCTTGATCTCGCTCGGCTCGTCGCCAACCGGCAACCGGTCGTCaccccgccggccaccggctaaggaaggaataaaaataaagaaaaaaagaaaaataattgaaatatgaaaaataattataatttcgatttttataaaaaaatatttttataaggttaaaaaaaaaggtcatggactcaacaaattaattt harbors:
- the LOC104421162 gene encoding RING-H2 finger protein ATL70, translating into MNSTSDYLAPGENTGGFAYSIGISLGILALIVFFTLASYLCTRVRDPPTHRHSLAEAEDGSYSIGITLGLDEATLGSFPKLLYSQAKAARGGGGGLAANSSCCSICLSEYKETDVLRLLPDCGHYFHSKCVDPWLRVNPSCPNCRTSPLPSPVGTPLAEVAPLAALQR